In the Candidatus Nitrospira nitrosa genome, one interval contains:
- a CDS encoding helix-turn-helix domain-containing protein: protein MRYHHLSLEERAAIAPMRMLGWSIRQIAHALSRAPSTVSREVRRNTDPWGGYAGYWAHRDARRRRQQTSRAGRLAHPPLAAYVQARFLDRWSPEQIAHRLPLDFPNDRTMR from the coding sequence ATGCGTTATCATCACTTGAGCTTGGAAGAACGCGCTGCGATTGCCCCGATGCGGATGCTAGGCTGGTCGATTCGTCAGATTGCCCATGCCCTCAGCCGAGCGCCAAGCACCGTCAGTCGGGAAGTACGCCGCAACACTGATCCCTGGGGTGGGTATGCCGGCTATTGGGCCCATCGTGATGCCCGGCGGCGGCGCCAGCAAACTTCGCGTGCAGGCCGTCTCGCGCATCCCCCACTGGCCGCCTATGTGCAAGCACGATTCCTCGACCGGTGGTCACCGGAACAGATCGCCCATCGATTGCCACTGGATTTCCCCAATGACCGTACCATGAGGTAA